From a single Intestinibaculum porci genomic region:
- a CDS encoding purine-nucleoside phosphorylase, with translation MYSDAIHEATRFIQKRFPKPIDTAIVLGSGLGPLADLIEDPVILDYHEIPHFPTSTIEGHEGKMYLGTLGDKTILAMKGRVHYYEGYDMKEVTFPIRVLALLKVKQLILTNACGGIDDSLSPGDIAYLTDHLSFFCPSPLRGLNLDEFGPRFKDMSEIYTPALIEKALAASQATGIPIKPSIYAFFPGPRFETPAEIRALKTLGATSVGMSTVPEAIVARHSSLPVLGISLITNKAAGLSASKLSHQEVQEAASQASQKLVTLIHQILITL, from the coding sequence TTGTATAGCGATGCTATTCATGAAGCGACCCGCTTCATTCAAAAACGTTTTCCTAAACCCATAGACACAGCCATTGTGTTAGGTTCCGGCTTAGGCCCTTTAGCGGATCTGATCGAAGATCCGGTAATCCTCGATTACCATGAGATTCCACATTTCCCTACTTCCACCATCGAAGGGCATGAAGGGAAAATGTATCTTGGCACGTTAGGAGACAAAACGATTCTCGCCATGAAAGGACGCGTTCATTATTATGAAGGCTATGATATGAAGGAAGTCACCTTCCCGATTCGCGTGCTCGCCTTATTAAAAGTCAAACAGCTGATTCTTACCAACGCCTGCGGCGGCATTGATGACTCTTTAAGTCCTGGTGATATTGCCTATCTCACCGATCACTTGAGTTTCTTTTGTCCCTCGCCATTACGTGGTCTTAACTTAGATGAATTTGGTCCCCGTTTTAAAGATATGTCAGAAATTTATACCCCTGCACTGATCGAAAAAGCCCTCGCTGCCAGTCAAGCTACCGGCATTCCTATTAAGCCATCCATTTATGCCTTTTTCCCTGGGCCACGCTTTGAAACCCCCGCAGAAATTCGGGCGTTAAAAACCTTAGGCGCGACAAGCGTCGGGATGTCCACCGTTCCTGAAGCCATTGTGGCCAGACACAGCAGTCTGCCGGTTTTAGGCATTTCCCTGATCACCAATAAAGCAGCTGGCTTATCTGCATCAAAGTTATCTCATCAGGAAGTGCAGGAAGCCGCTTCACAGGCTTCGCAAAAACTCGTGACCCTGATCCATCAGATTCTCATCACGCTGTAA
- a CDS encoding HD domain-containing protein → MNKQSFRLEAVRLFESKVFRDAIHGYIHVEYLPIWSLINTSAMQRLRRIKQLGGTYMVFQSAEHSRFTHSLGVYEVVCKILSLEQVRDHLSDYEKLCVMCAGLLHDVGHGPFSHSFESIGGNHEEMSIRIIKEDPQIVSILSQIDPEMPADVAAIIEKKAKPLLVSMVSSQLDADRMDYLLRDSYSCGVTYGEFDMSRILRTLRIQDDRIVFKASGVQAIEDYILARYHMYWQVYYHPTIRAYEHLLQAIMRRFIDLYQDGYHFQSDISDLIPVITQKCTVEEYERLDESIMMYHFSCFMREKDPILSDLSERFLNRHLFKYKSLTSPEAYHHIEAISDAQGFDHRYYVTSDFAKNVPYRHYEISDHSAEIEILDDDGQVVSLPERSEIVSAIIHAKAKEDAKVFFVKEIKNLV, encoded by the coding sequence ATGAATAAACAATCATTTCGCTTAGAAGCGGTGCGGTTATTTGAAAGCAAAGTCTTTCGTGATGCCATTCACGGTTATATTCATGTCGAATATTTACCAATCTGGTCCCTTATTAATACGTCGGCCATGCAGCGCTTACGTCGCATTAAGCAGTTAGGGGGCACGTATATGGTCTTCCAGTCGGCTGAACATTCTCGTTTTACCCATTCCCTGGGTGTTTATGAAGTGGTTTGTAAGATCCTTTCCTTAGAACAGGTGCGTGATCATCTCAGTGATTATGAAAAGTTATGTGTCATGTGTGCGGGCTTATTACACGATGTCGGCCATGGTCCTTTCTCTCATTCTTTTGAAAGTATTGGCGGGAATCATGAAGAGATGAGTATTCGGATCATTAAAGAAGATCCGCAGATTGTCTCGATCCTTTCGCAGATCGATCCAGAGATGCCCGCTGATGTGGCGGCGATCATTGAAAAGAAAGCCAAACCGTTGCTCGTGTCGATGGTCTCTTCACAGTTAGATGCCGATCGCATGGATTATTTGTTACGGGATTCCTATTCCTGCGGCGTAACGTATGGAGAATTTGATATGTCTCGTATTCTTCGGACCTTACGTATTCAGGATGATCGCATTGTCTTTAAAGCCTCAGGTGTGCAGGCAATTGAAGATTACATCTTAGCCCGCTATCACATGTACTGGCAGGTTTACTATCATCCGACCATTCGCGCTTACGAACATTTATTACAGGCAATTATGCGCCGTTTTATTGATTTATATCAGGACGGTTATCACTTCCAGAGTGATATCAGCGATCTGATTCCAGTGATCACGCAAAAGTGCACCGTAGAAGAATATGAGCGATTAGATGAAAGTATCATGATGTATCACTTCAGTTGTTTTATGCGTGAGAAAGATCCTATTTTGAGTGATTTATCAGAGCGTTTCCTCAATCGCCACTTATTCAAATATAAATCACTCACATCCCCGGAAGCTTATCATCATATCGAAGCGATTTCTGACGCCCAGGGTTTTGATCATCGCTATTATGTCACCAGTGATTTTGCGAAGAATGTGCCTTATCGGCACTATGAGATTTCCGATCATTCGGCAGAAATTGAAATCTTAGATGATGATGGTCAGGTCGTCTCACTGCCGGAGCGATCAGAGATCGTATCCGCGATTATTCATGCGAAAGCTAAAGAAGATGCGAAAGTCTTCTTTGTGAAAGAAATTAAGAATCTTGTGTAG
- the tkt gene encoding transketolase, translating to MSTIDTKSINTIRALSADMIEKAKSGHPGTPLGAAPTAYALWDRLLHTTPLDSKWVNRDRFILSAGHASALLYSLLHIYGYDVSMDDLKQFRQLHSKTPGHPEYGHTDGVEATTGPLGTGLGMAVGMAMAQAHLAAIFNKEGYPLFDHHVYALCGDGCLMEGISSEVLSLAGNLKLDKLVILYDNNHISIEGNTKITFTEDVPAKMAALGFRVIKVAQGDDFDAVLAALEEAQTPCDRPTFVEIKTEIGAHSPKEGSEASHGAPLGEDNVRALKENLGFNPDDHFFCDQDVYDHAKARNEREKAYYDKWQNMFNDYMQAYPAMKALWDQYFQPDFKAYFNDDYYTITHDQPVATRNISGEVLNGLAKAYPSIWGGSADLGSSVKSYLNGEEDFDSTHYEGRNIHYGVRENGMAAIANGITLYGGSRTYVSTFFTFSDFLKPIARMSALMRIPTLYIFSHDSIGVGEDGPTHQPVEQLTMLRSIPHFDVWRPCDEMETKVAYEAAFTQDDHPTAIILSRQNLALVAGSQEAAKGGYILKDCEGTPDVIVMASGSEVSLAVAAASEAKVKVRVVSMPSIDVFKRQSKDYITSVLPDEVENRIAVEAGSRMSWGEFVGYKGQYLTVDDFGTSAPADEVFKEKGFTVEHLKEMIENF from the coding sequence ATGAGTACAATTGATACAAAAAGTATTAATACGATCAGAGCGTTAAGCGCTGATATGATCGAAAAAGCGAAATCCGGACATCCCGGTACCCCATTAGGAGCAGCCCCAACGGCTTATGCCTTATGGGATCGCCTCTTACATACCACCCCTTTAGATTCTAAGTGGGTGAATCGTGATCGCTTTATTCTCTCAGCCGGTCATGCGTCTGCTTTACTTTACAGTTTATTACATATTTATGGTTATGATGTGTCCATGGATGATCTGAAACAGTTTAGACAGTTACATTCTAAAACGCCTGGTCATCCAGAATATGGCCACACTGATGGCGTTGAAGCGACGACTGGTCCACTTGGAACCGGTCTTGGCATGGCCGTTGGGATGGCCATGGCGCAGGCCCATTTAGCGGCTATCTTCAATAAAGAAGGCTATCCTTTATTTGATCATCATGTTTATGCTTTATGCGGTGATGGCTGTCTGATGGAAGGCATTTCCAGTGAAGTGCTTTCTTTAGCTGGCAACTTAAAGTTAGATAAGTTAGTCATCTTATATGACAACAACCATATTTCGATTGAAGGCAATACCAAGATTACCTTCACGGAAGATGTCCCAGCGAAGATGGCAGCTTTAGGCTTTAGAGTCATCAAAGTTGCTCAGGGCGATGATTTTGATGCCGTCTTAGCCGCTTTAGAAGAAGCGCAGACACCATGTGATCGGCCAACCTTTGTGGAAATCAAAACCGAAATCGGTGCCCATTCTCCTAAAGAAGGCAGCGAAGCAAGCCATGGGGCACCGCTTGGCGAAGACAATGTCCGTGCGTTAAAAGAAAACTTAGGGTTCAATCCTGATGATCATTTCTTCTGCGATCAGGATGTTTATGATCATGCCAAAGCGCGTAATGAAAGAGAAAAAGCCTATTATGATAAATGGCAAAACATGTTTAATGATTATATGCAGGCCTATCCAGCAATGAAAGCTTTATGGGATCAGTACTTCCAGCCTGATTTTAAAGCCTATTTCAATGATGATTACTATACCATTACCCATGATCAGCCAGTTGCCACCCGCAATATTTCCGGCGAAGTATTAAACGGCTTAGCCAAAGCTTATCCATCTATCTGGGGCGGCAGTGCTGACTTAGGTTCATCAGTCAAATCTTATTTAAACGGAGAAGAAGATTTTGACAGCACCCACTATGAAGGACGTAATATTCATTACGGTGTACGAGAAAACGGTATGGCGGCGATCGCAAACGGGATCACGCTTTACGGCGGCAGCCGCACCTATGTGTCAACGTTCTTTACCTTCTCTGATTTCTTAAAACCAATTGCCCGGATGTCCGCTTTAATGCGTATTCCAACATTATATATCTTCTCCCATGATTCGATTGGTGTCGGTGAAGATGGCCCAACTCATCAGCCGGTCGAACAGTTGACAATGTTAAGAAGTATTCCGCATTTCGATGTTTGGCGTCCATGTGATGAAATGGAAACCAAAGTTGCTTATGAAGCAGCTTTTACTCAGGATGATCATCCAACGGCGATCATCTTATCCCGTCAGAATTTAGCCTTAGTAGCTGGCAGTCAAGAAGCCGCTAAAGGTGGTTATATCTTAAAAGACTGTGAAGGCACACCTGATGTCATTGTCATGGCGAGCGGATCAGAGGTTTCTCTGGCGGTGGCCGCTGCCAGCGAGGCAAAAGTGAAAGTGCGCGTCGTTTCGATGCCATCAATTGATGTCTTTAAACGTCAAAGCAAAGACTATATCACTTCAGTTTTACCAGATGAAGTGGAAAACCGCATCGCGGTCGAAGCCGGTTCACGAATGTCCTGGGGTGAATTTGTCGGTTATAAAGGACAATACTTAACCGTTGATGACTTTGGGACATCCGCTCCCGCTGATGAAGTCTTCAAAGAAAAAGGCTTTACGGTTGAACACTTAAAAGAAATGATTGAAAACTTCTAA